Genomic segment of Streptomyces alboniger:
CTGCCGGGTCAGGTCCACGCAGGTGACCCGGTACGACCTGATGGGGCAGTTGCGCCGCTCGGCGGGGTCGCGCCGGATCCGGTCCGCGACGACGAACCGGTAGGTGCGCAGGGAGGCACGCCCGTCCGCGGGGCTGATGCCGAGGCGCTGTTGCAGACGGCGGATGGCCACGCAGTCGGCCGCGGACTGCCTCCCGTCGACCGGCAGCCCCAGTTCACTCTCCAGTTCGCGCTGGTAGGGGGCGGTGCCCGCGTCGCACGGCGGTTCGGGAGCCGGGGCTCCCACCGCGGCCGAGGGCGGGACGGCCGCGAGGGAGGCGGCCAAGGACAGGGCGGCGATCGACGAGGTGACCCAGCGCATCGCCCCAGCTTCACCGCTGCGCGGCCGTACGAGCGGCGACACGACCCGACAATCCCACGATTGGTCCACGTGTACCCCCGTGCAACCCTGTCGCAACGTGCCGAGAGGGAGGGTCGTGTCATGGACCGTCAGGAGAGCCCCGAGAGCAAGAACGCGCCCCGCGTGGAGCTGACCCCCGCCGCCGCCGGCCTGCTGCGACGGCTGCGGGAGGCGCACGGGCCGCTGATGTTCCATCAGTCCGGCGGCTGCTGCGACGGCAGCGCACCCATGTGCTACCCCGAGGGGGAGTTCCGTACCGGTGACTCCGACGTACTTCTCGCGTCGCTGACCGTGGATGGGGTGGCGGAGCCCATAACCTTCTGGATGTCGAGGAGCCAGTACGAATTGTGGAGCCACACCCGGCTGATCGTGGATGTCGTGCCGGGGCGCGGCAGCGGCTTCTCGCTGGAGGCGCCGGAAGGCGTACGTTTTCTGATCCGTTCCCGGATGGTGGGGGCATAGCCGCCGACCTCTGGTGAACTCCGCTGACCGCTGGGACAGTTGGGTGGCCCGGCCGACCCCAGGGGGAATCTGTGACACGGCAGACGCAGCACGGCGGACGGTTCAGAGCGGCGCTCGCCCTCGTCTCCACGCTCGGCGCGCTGGCCGGTGCGGCTCTCACGGGAGCGGCACCGGCCAGCGGCGCTGTGGAGAAGGAGCGGCAGCCGGCGGCCACGAGGATCGCGCCGGGTGTCGAGTACCGCTCCTTCGACATCCCGGCCTCGCGCGGCACCGCACGCGCCCATGTGCTCGACGTCGACCTGCGCGATCCGCGCACCCGTGTCGGCCTGCTCTACCCGGGCAAGGTCGCGGCGCGCTCGCCCGTCTCCGCGCTCGCGGACGGGGCCGGCGCGGTCGGCGGGATCAACGGCGACTTCTTCAACATCACCGAGACCCAGCATCCCGGTGTCGAGGCGACCGGCGCGCCGGTCGGCCCGATGATCGCGAACGGTCGTGCGCTGAAGGCCGCCGTCCCCGACGGGCAGCGCTTCGGTCCCGCCATGCCGCCGGGCGTCACCACCCGGGCCGTGCTGGGGGTGGGGACCGACCGCAGAGCGCGTCTTGGCGACCTCGCGCTGGACGGGGAGGTACGCACCCGGGGCTCCCGCCTCCCGCTGGGCGGGCTCAACCAGTACGCCCTGCCGGTGGGTTCCGTCGGCGCGTTCACCAGCGACTGGGGTGCCGTCTCGCGGGTGCGTGCGACGTGCGGCACGGACACGAGCCGCGGTGCGCCCTGTAGCACGGACACACACGAGGTGACGGTCCGCCACGGGCGTGTCGTGGCCTCGGCCGACACGCCGGGCACCGGCCCGATCGCCCCCGGCAGCACGGTCCTGGTCGGCCGCGAGGCGGGCGCGCAGGAGCTTCGCAAGCTGTCGGAGGGTGACCGGGTGGGGGTCAGGCACCGCCTGGTGGCCGCCGATTCGCGTGTTCCCTTCCGCTTCGCGCTCGGCGGCTACCCCGTGCTGCGGGGCGGCGCGCCACTGCCCGGCCTGGACACGACCGCGTCGGCGGTGCGCACCGCGGCCGGGATCTCCGACGGCGGCCGGCGTCTGGTGCTGCTCTCGCTCGACGGCTCGCCGGAGTTCCGTACGGGCCTGACGATCGCCGAGGTGGCGCGGACCTTGCGGGAGCTGGGCGCGAGCGACGGCTTCAGCCTGGACGGCGGCGGCTCGTCCACCCTGGTCTCCGCCACGTCCACGCTGGTCGCGCGGGCCCCGGGGGCCGATGCCGTGACCGTGCGCAACAACCCGAGCGGCGGGGTGGAGCGTCCGGTGCCGAACGGCATCGGCGTCTTCTCCGGGAAGTGAAGGCCGCGCCCCGCGGGCTCACTCCGTGTCCCGCACCGCCACCAGGCCGTTGAAGACGCCCACGTAGGCCGTGCCGTCGGGGCCCAGTGTCACGGGCGCCCAGTTGTTGTCGTACGCGACGCCCGTACCGGCGAGCCGCTTCCATCTGGTGTCGCCGGTGCGGAAGTCGACAGCGGTGAGGTACCAGGCGTCGACACCGAGGCTGTTGGGCTCCTTGGTGTAGAAGTACAGCAGGCCGTTGCCGGTGGAGAGTTTGGGCACGGTGGAGGGGGCGCGCACGTCGCTCTCCCAGACCGTGTCGCAGCCGCTGCCGTCCTCGCGCACGTCGATCCGGCTGACACCGCCGACGACGCTGCGGCCGAGGGTGAGCGAGGTGATGTTCTCGTAGCCGTAGTTGTTCTCGACGACGAGGCTGTCTCCCCAGGTGATCAGCGAGTTGTCGGTGGTGGAGGCGCCGGAGCCGAAGACGGGGACCTTGCAGACGAGCCGCTTGCCGGCCGGTACGCCGGCGCCGCGCCGATAGACGAGGACGTTCATCCGGTCGTCGGCGTTGTCGGTGATCGCCACGTACTCGTCGCGGGCACCGAAGAGGTCGGGCGTGGTGCCCGAGCCCTGGTTCACCGAGCCGGGTTTGGTGCCGGTGCCGCGGTCGTACGTCTCGCGCCAGAGGACCTTCGGCGTCCCGTCGGGGGCGGCACGGAAGCTGTAGAGGGCGTGGTCGGAGACGATGGAGACGCCGTCCTCGGCGACGGAGAAGGAGTTCTGGATCTCCTCGCCGTCGAGGCGCACGGCCCTGATGTCACCGGAGGCGGGGTCGACGGTCCCGACGCGGCCCTGCCGTGTCACCCACCAGATGCGCCCGTCCCAGTCCGGCATCACGGACGTGACCGGGTCACATTCGCCACTGGGGTAGAGATTTGACCAGGTAACGCAGTCGTGCGGGACGTGTGCCGTGAGGTCCCACTCCTTGTCGACGACGAAGCGCCACCCGCCGTCGGCGGTCCGCTCGTGCGCGAGCCGGACGATGTGCTGCCGGGAGTCGGCGAGGACGAGCCGGTCCCTGTCGTCGAGGTAGGAATAGGCGCCCCCCGAGGTGTCCTTGAAGATCTTGGAGAAGTCCAGCCGGGTGATGGCCTCGACAGTGGAGGGGCGCTGGGGCAGCTTGTACTCGGCGAGCGTGTCCAGCGTCCTGGGGTCGAGCAGCTTGACCAGGAAGCCGGTGAAGGTGCCGCAGACGGTGATGATCCGGCCGTCCCGGTCGAAGGTGACGGTCGCGCACTCGCCGCCGAGCGCCGCCATCTTCTCGCTGTCGACCTCCGGCC
This window contains:
- a CDS encoding L,D-transpeptidase; the encoded protein is MRWVTSSIAALSLAASLAAVPPSAAVGAPAPEPPCDAGTAPYQRELESELGLPVDGRQSAADCVAIRRLQQRLGISPADGRASLRTYRFVVADRIRRDPAERRNCPIRSYRVTCVDLTRQILWTQTGRRLVFDPVPVRSGRDGLETRRGWHRVYWKNRDHFSTLYNVPMPFAQFFNGGQALHGTRSDLFSSGSGGCVNLALGDAERLYRLLKKDDHLFIWGTKPGTGG
- a CDS encoding phosphodiester glycosidase family protein, which gives rise to MTRQTQHGGRFRAALALVSTLGALAGAALTGAAPASGAVEKERQPAATRIAPGVEYRSFDIPASRGTARAHVLDVDLRDPRTRVGLLYPGKVAARSPVSALADGAGAVGGINGDFFNITETQHPGVEATGAPVGPMIANGRALKAAVPDGQRFGPAMPPGVTTRAVLGVGTDRRARLGDLALDGEVRTRGSRLPLGGLNQYALPVGSVGAFTSDWGAVSRVRATCGTDTSRGAPCSTDTHEVTVRHGRVVASADTPGTGPIAPGSTVLVGREAGAQELRKLSEGDRVGVRHRLVAADSRVPFRFALGGYPVLRGGAPLPGLDTTASAVRTAAGISDGGRRLVLLSLDGSPEFRTGLTIAEVARTLRELGASDGFSLDGGGSSTLVSATSTLVARAPGADAVTVRNNPSGGVERPVPNGIGVFSGK
- a CDS encoding DUF779 domain-containing protein produces the protein MDRQESPESKNAPRVELTPAAAGLLRRLREAHGPLMFHQSGGCCDGSAPMCYPEGEFRTGDSDVLLASLTVDGVAEPITFWMSRSQYELWSHTRLIVDVVPGRGSGFSLEAPEGVRFLIRSRMVGA